One window from the genome of Oryctolagus cuniculus chromosome 1, mOryCun1.1, whole genome shotgun sequence encodes:
- the HNRNPUL2 gene encoding heterogeneous nuclear ribonucleoprotein U-like protein 2 isoform X1: protein MEVKRLKVTELRSELQRRGLDSRGLKVDLAQRLQEALDAEMLEDEAGGGGAGPGGACKAEPRPVAASGGGPGGDEEEDEEEEEEEDEDEEALLEDEDEEPPPAQAAGQAAQPPPEPPEAAAMEAEAGAGAEPEPAAQPEPEAQPEAEAEAEPDAPEKPAEATAGSGGVNGGEEPGAGKGEEDEPEERSGDETPGSEAPGDKAAEEQGDEQDSEKSKPAGSDGERRGVKRQRDEKDEHGRAYYEFREEAYHSRSKSPPPPEEEAKDEEEDQTVVNLDTYTSDLHFQVSKDRYGGQPLFSEKFPTLWSGARSTYGVTKGKVCFEAKVTQNLPMKEGCTEVSLLRVGWSVDFSRPQLGEDEFSYGFDGRGLKAENGQFEEFGQTFGENDVIGCFANFETEEIELSFSKNGEDLGVAFRISKESLADRALLPHVLCKNCVVELNFGQKEEPFFPPPAEFVFIHAVPVEERVRTAVPPKTIEECEVILMVGLPGSGKTQWALKYAKENPEKRYNVLGAETVLNQMRMKGPEEPEMDPKSRDLLVQQASQCLSKLVQIASRTKRNFILDQCNVYNSGQRRKLLLFKTFSRKVVVVVPNEEDWKKRLELRKEVEGDDVPESIMLEMKANFSLPEKCDYMDEVTYGELEKEEAQPIVTKYKEEARKLLPPSEKRTNRRNNRNKRNRQNRSRGQGYGLP from the exons atgGAGGTGAAGCGGCTGAAAGTGACCGAGCTGCGGTCGGAGCTGCAGCGGCGGGGCCTGGACTCGCGCGGCCTCAAGGTGGATCTGGCGCAGCGGCTGCAGGAGGCGCTGGACGCCGAGATGCTCGAGGACGaggccggcggcggcggggccgggcccgGCGGGGCCTGCAAGGCGGAGCCTCGGCCTGTGGCCGCGTCGGGCGGCGGCCCGGGCGGggacgaggaggaggacgaggaggaggaggaggaggaggacgaggacgagGAGGCGCTGCTTGAGGACGAGGACGAGGAGCCACCCCCTGCTCAGGCCGCGGGCCAGGCCGCGCAGCCGCCGCCAGAGCCTCCGGAGGCGGCAGCCATGGAGGCcgaggccggggccggggctgagccCGAGCCCGCGGCCCAGCCCGAGCCCGAGGCCCAGCCCGAAGCCGAGGCCGAGGCCGAGCCCGATGCTCCCGAAAAGCCCGCGGAGGCCACGGCCGGGTCAGGTGGGGTAAACGGTGGCGAAGAGCCGGGCGCCGGCAAAGGGGAGGAAGACGAGCCCGAGGAGCGGAGCGGAGACGAGACGCCGGGATCCGAGGCGCCGGGTGACAAGGCCGCAGAAGAACAGG GAGATGAACAAGATAGTGAAAAGTCAAAACCAGCAGGCTCAGATGGTGAGCGGCGGGGGGTAAAGAGACAGCGGGATGAGAAGGATGAACATGGCCGAGCTTACTATGAATTCCGAGAGGAGGCTTACCACAGCCG CTCAAAGTCTCCGCCACCCCCTGAAGAAGAGGCAAAAGATGAGGAGGAGGATCAAACTGTTGTGAACCTGGACACGT ATACCTCGGATCTCCATTTCCAAGTAAGCAAAGACCGCTATGGAGGGCAGCCACTTTTCTCAGAGAAGTTCCCCACCCTTTGGTCTGGGGCAAGGAGTACCTATGGAGTAACAAAGGGAAAAGTCTGCTTTGAGGCCAAG GTGACCCAGAATCTCCCAATGAAAGAAGGCTGCACAGAGGTTTCTCTCCTCCGAGTTGGGTGGTCTGTTGATTTTTCCCGTCCACAGCttg GTGAAGATGAATTTTCTTACGGTTTTGATGGACGAGGACTCAAGGCAGAGAATGGACAGTTTGAGGAATTTGGCCAGACTTTTGGGGAAAATGATGTCATTGGCTGCTTTGCT AACTTTGAGACTGAGGAAATAGAACTTTCCTTTTCCAAGAATGGAGAAGACCTTGGTGTGGCATTCCGGATCAGCAAGGAGTCCCTGGCAGACCGGGCCCTTCTACCCCATGTCCTCTGCAAAAATTGTGTTGTAGAATTAAACTTTGGTCAGAAGGAGGAGCCTTTCTTCCCACCACCAGCAGAGTTTGTGTTCATCCACGCTGTGCCTGTTGAGGAGCGTGTACGCACTGCAGTCCCTCCCAAGACCATAGAGGAGTGTGAG GTGATTCTGATGGTGGGACTTCCTGGCTCTGGAAAGACACAATGGGCACTGAAATACGCAAAAGAAAATCCTGAGAAAAGATACAATGTCCTGGGAGCTGAGACTGTGCTCAATCAGATGAGG ATGAAGGGGCCCGAGGAGCCAGAAATGGACCCCAAAAGCCGAGATCTTTTAGTTCAGCAAGCTTCCCAGTGCCTTAGTAAGCTGGTCCAGATTGCTTCCCGGACAAAGAGGAACTTCATTCTTGATCAG TGTAATGTGTACAATTCTGGCCAACGGCGGAAACTCTTGCTGTTCAAGACCTTCTCGCGAAAAGTGGTGGTGGTTGTCCCTAATGAGGAAGATTGGAAGAAGAGGCTGGAGTTGAGAAAGGAGGTGGAAGGAGATGATGTGCCTGAGTCTATAATGCTGGAGATGAAAG CCAACTTCTCTCTGCCTGAAAAATGCGACTATATGGATGAGGTGACATACGGGGAGCTGGAGAAGGAGGAAGCTCAGCCCATTGTCACTAAGTACAAGGAGGAGGCGCGGAAGCTGCTGCCCCCCTCTGAGAAGCGGACAAACCGCCGAAACAACCGAAACAAGCGTAACCGGCAGAACCGAAGCCGAGGCCAAGGCTATG ggTTACCGTAA
- the HNRNPUL2 gene encoding heterogeneous nuclear ribonucleoprotein U-like protein 2 isoform X2, with protein MEVKRLKVTELRSELQRRGLDSRGLKVDLAQRLQEALDAEMLEDEAGGGGAGPGGACKAEPRPVAASGGGPGGDEEEDEEEEEEEDEDEEALLEDEDEEPPPAQAAGQAAQPPPEPPEAAAMEAEAGAGAEPEPAAQPEPEAQPEAEAEAEPDAPEKPAEATAGSGGVNGGEEPGAGKGEEDEPEERSGDETPGSEAPGDKAAEEQGDEQDSEKSKPAGSDGERRGVKRQRDEKDEHGRAYYEFREEAYHSRSKSPPPPEEEAKDEEEDQTVVNLDTYTSDLHFQVSKDRYGGQPLFSEKFPTLWSGARSTYGVTKGKVCFEAKVTQNLPMKEGCTEVSLLRVGWSVDFSRPQLGEDEFSYGFDGRGLKAENGQFEEFGQTFGENDVIGCFANFETEEIELSFSKNGEDLGVAFRISKESLADRALLPHVLCKNCVVELNFGQKEEPFFPPPAEFVFIHAVPVEERVRTAVPPKTIEECEVILMVGLPGSGKTQWALKYAKENPEKRYNVLGAETVLNQMRMKGPEEPEMDPKSRDLLVQQASQCLSKLVQIASRTKRNFILDQCNVYNSGQRRKLLLFKTFSRKVVVVVPNEEDWKKRLELRKEVEGDDVPESIMLEMKANFSLPEKCDYMDEVTYGELEKEEAQPIVTKYKEEARKLLPPSEKRTNRRNNRNKRNRQNRSRGQGYVGGQRRGYDNRAYGQQNWGQYGNRGGYRNFYDRYRGDYDRFYGRDYEYNRYRDYYRQYNRDWQNYYYHHPQDRDRYYRNYYGYQGYR; from the exons atgGAGGTGAAGCGGCTGAAAGTGACCGAGCTGCGGTCGGAGCTGCAGCGGCGGGGCCTGGACTCGCGCGGCCTCAAGGTGGATCTGGCGCAGCGGCTGCAGGAGGCGCTGGACGCCGAGATGCTCGAGGACGaggccggcggcggcggggccgggcccgGCGGGGCCTGCAAGGCGGAGCCTCGGCCTGTGGCCGCGTCGGGCGGCGGCCCGGGCGGggacgaggaggaggacgaggaggaggaggaggaggaggacgaggacgagGAGGCGCTGCTTGAGGACGAGGACGAGGAGCCACCCCCTGCTCAGGCCGCGGGCCAGGCCGCGCAGCCGCCGCCAGAGCCTCCGGAGGCGGCAGCCATGGAGGCcgaggccggggccggggctgagccCGAGCCCGCGGCCCAGCCCGAGCCCGAGGCCCAGCCCGAAGCCGAGGCCGAGGCCGAGCCCGATGCTCCCGAAAAGCCCGCGGAGGCCACGGCCGGGTCAGGTGGGGTAAACGGTGGCGAAGAGCCGGGCGCCGGCAAAGGGGAGGAAGACGAGCCCGAGGAGCGGAGCGGAGACGAGACGCCGGGATCCGAGGCGCCGGGTGACAAGGCCGCAGAAGAACAGG GAGATGAACAAGATAGTGAAAAGTCAAAACCAGCAGGCTCAGATGGTGAGCGGCGGGGGGTAAAGAGACAGCGGGATGAGAAGGATGAACATGGCCGAGCTTACTATGAATTCCGAGAGGAGGCTTACCACAGCCG CTCAAAGTCTCCGCCACCCCCTGAAGAAGAGGCAAAAGATGAGGAGGAGGATCAAACTGTTGTGAACCTGGACACGT ATACCTCGGATCTCCATTTCCAAGTAAGCAAAGACCGCTATGGAGGGCAGCCACTTTTCTCAGAGAAGTTCCCCACCCTTTGGTCTGGGGCAAGGAGTACCTATGGAGTAACAAAGGGAAAAGTCTGCTTTGAGGCCAAG GTGACCCAGAATCTCCCAATGAAAGAAGGCTGCACAGAGGTTTCTCTCCTCCGAGTTGGGTGGTCTGTTGATTTTTCCCGTCCACAGCttg GTGAAGATGAATTTTCTTACGGTTTTGATGGACGAGGACTCAAGGCAGAGAATGGACAGTTTGAGGAATTTGGCCAGACTTTTGGGGAAAATGATGTCATTGGCTGCTTTGCT AACTTTGAGACTGAGGAAATAGAACTTTCCTTTTCCAAGAATGGAGAAGACCTTGGTGTGGCATTCCGGATCAGCAAGGAGTCCCTGGCAGACCGGGCCCTTCTACCCCATGTCCTCTGCAAAAATTGTGTTGTAGAATTAAACTTTGGTCAGAAGGAGGAGCCTTTCTTCCCACCACCAGCAGAGTTTGTGTTCATCCACGCTGTGCCTGTTGAGGAGCGTGTACGCACTGCAGTCCCTCCCAAGACCATAGAGGAGTGTGAG GTGATTCTGATGGTGGGACTTCCTGGCTCTGGAAAGACACAATGGGCACTGAAATACGCAAAAGAAAATCCTGAGAAAAGATACAATGTCCTGGGAGCTGAGACTGTGCTCAATCAGATGAGG ATGAAGGGGCCCGAGGAGCCAGAAATGGACCCCAAAAGCCGAGATCTTTTAGTTCAGCAAGCTTCCCAGTGCCTTAGTAAGCTGGTCCAGATTGCTTCCCGGACAAAGAGGAACTTCATTCTTGATCAG TGTAATGTGTACAATTCTGGCCAACGGCGGAAACTCTTGCTGTTCAAGACCTTCTCGCGAAAAGTGGTGGTGGTTGTCCCTAATGAGGAAGATTGGAAGAAGAGGCTGGAGTTGAGAAAGGAGGTGGAAGGAGATGATGTGCCTGAGTCTATAATGCTGGAGATGAAAG CCAACTTCTCTCTGCCTGAAAAATGCGACTATATGGATGAGGTGACATACGGGGAGCTGGAGAAGGAGGAAGCTCAGCCCATTGTCACTAAGTACAAGGAGGAGGCGCGGAAGCTGCTGCCCCCCTCTGAGAAGCGGACAAACCGCCGAAACAACCGAAACAAGCGTAACCGGCAGAACCGAAGCCGAGGCCAAGGCTATG TGGGCGGGCAGCGCCGAGGCTACGACAACCGGGCCTACGGGCAGCAGAACTGGGGGCAGTATGGAAACAGAGGG ggTTACCGTAATTTCTATGATCGATACAGGGGAGACTATGATCGATTCTACGGGCGAGATTATGAGTACAACAGATACAGAGACTATTACAGACAATACAATCGAGAT TGGCAGAATTACTACTACCACCACCCCCAGGACAGAGACCGATACTACAGGAACTACTACGGTTACCAAGGGTATCGGTGA
- the GNG3 gene encoding guanine nucleotide-binding protein G(I)/G(S)/G(O) subunit gamma-3 isoform X1 encodes MAPPSSPEARSASAASPLLEDAISRMKGETPVNSTMSIGQARKMVEQLKIEASLCRIKVSKAAADLMTYCDAHACEDPLITPVPTSENPFREKKFFCALL; translated from the exons ATGGCACCTCCTTCCAGTCCGGAGGCACGCTCTGCCTCAGCTGCCTCCCCTCTCCTGGAGGACGCCATCTCCCG GATGAAGGGAGAGACCCCTGTGAACAGCACTATGAGTATTGGGCAAGCCCGCAAGATGGTGGAACAGCTTAAGATCGAAGCCAGTTTATGCCGGATAAAG GTGTCCAAGGCGGCCGCGGACCTGATGACTTACTGTGACGCCCACGCCTGTGAGGACCCCCTCATCACTCCTGTCCCCACCTCGGAGAACCCCTTCCGGGAGAAGAAGTTCTTCTGCGCCCTGCTCTGA
- the GNG3 gene encoding guanine nucleotide-binding protein G(I)/G(S)/G(O) subunit gamma-3 isoform X2, translating to MKGETPVNSTMSIGQARKMVEQLKIEASLCRIKVSKAAADLMTYCDAHACEDPLITPVPTSENPFREKKFFCALL from the exons ATGAAGGGAGAGACCCCTGTGAACAGCACTATGAGTATTGGGCAAGCCCGCAAGATGGTGGAACAGCTTAAGATCGAAGCCAGTTTATGCCGGATAAAG GTGTCCAAGGCGGCCGCGGACCTGATGACTTACTGTGACGCCCACGCCTGTGAGGACCCCCTCATCACTCCTGTCCCCACCTCGGAGAACCCCTTCCGGGAGAAGAAGTTCTTCTGCGCCCTGCTCTGA
- the BSCL2 gene encoding seipin isoform X1: protein MADPRGEVAGKAVCGDQVRGSDKEEEPPAASSHGQGWRPCGRAAKNSRPEPGTRAPALPTMVHDPPVPAFLWAQEVGHVLAGRARRLLLQFGVLFCTMLLLLWVSVFLYGSFYYSYMPTVSHLSPVHFYYRTDCDSSSTSLCSFPVANVSLAKSGRDRVLMYGQPYRVTLELELPESPVNQDLGMFLVTVSCYTRGGRVISTSSRSVMLHYRSDLLQMLDTLVFSSLLLFGFAEQKQLLEVELYADYRENSYVPTTGVVIEIHSKRIQMYGAYLRIHAHFTGLRYLLYNFPMTCAFVGVASNFTFLSVIVLFSYMQWVWGGVWPRHRLSLQVNIRKRDNSRKEVQRRISTHQPGAGPEGQEESTPQSDVTEDGESPEDPSGTEGQLSEEEKAERRPLNGEEELEPEASDGSGSWEDAALLTEANLPAPAPASALAPETLGSSEASVGALRQRPTCSSS, encoded by the exons ATGGCAGACCCTCGAGGAGAGGTTGCGGGAAAAGCAGTGTGCGGAGACCAGGTCAGAGGATCGGACAAGGAAGAG GAGCCGCCAGCCGCCTCATCCCATGGCCAGGGTTGGCGTCCGTGTGGCAGAGCAGCCAAGAACTCAAGGCCTGAACCTGGAACCAGagcccctgctctccccaccATGGTCCACGACCCTCCGGTGCCTGCCTTTCTGTGGGCCCAGGAGGTGGGCCATGTCCTGGCAGGCCGTGCCCGCAGGCTGCTGCTGCAGTTTGGGGTGCTCTTCTGCACCATGCTCCTCCTGCTCTGGGTGTCCGTCTTCCTTTACGGCTCCTTCTACTACTCCTACATGCCGACAGTCAGCCACCTCAGCCCCGTGCACTTCTACTACAG GACCGACTGCGATTCCTCCTCCACCTCGCTCTGCTCCTTCCCTGTTGCCAATGTCTCACTGGCAAAGAGTGGACGTGATCGG GTGCTGATGTATGGACAGCCGTATCGTGTCACCTTAGAGCTTGAGCTGCCAGAGTCGCCCGTGAATCAAGATTTGGGCATGTTCCTGGTCACCGTATCATGCTACACGAGGGGTGGCCGAGTCATCTCCACTTCCTCGCGCTCC GTGATGCTGCATTATCGCTCGGACCTGCTGCAGATGCTGGACACGCTGGTcttctccagcctcctgctgttcGGCTTCGCTGAGCAGAAGCAGCTGCTGGAGGTGGAGCTGTATGCCGACTATAGAGAGAACTCG TACGTGCCAACCACCGGCGTGGTTATCGAGATCCACAGCAAGCGCATCCAGATGTATGGCGCCTACCTCCGCATCCACGCCCACTTCACTGGGCTCAG GTACTTGCTGTACAACTTCCCGATGACCTGCGCCTTTGTGGGCGTCGCCAGCAACTTCACCTTCCTCAGCGTCATCGTGCTCTTCAGCTACATGCAGTGGGTGTGGGGGGGCGTCTGGCCCCGGCACCGCCTCTCTCTGCAG GTTAATATCCGAAAAAGGGACAATTCCCGAAAGGAAGTCCAGCGAAGGATCTCCACCCATCAGCCAG GCGCAGGGCCTGAAGGCCAGGAGGAGTCAACCCCGCAGTCAGATGTGACAGAGGACGGCGAGAGCCCTGAAGATCCCTCAGGGACAG AAGGCCAGCTGTCCGAGGAAGAGAAAGCAGAGCGGCGGCCCCTAAATGGAGAGGAGGAGCTAGAGCCCGAGGCCAGTGATG GTTCAGGCTCCTGGGAAGATGCAGCTCTGCTGACCGAGGCCaacctgcctgcccctgcccctgcctctgccctggctccGGAGACCCTGGGCAGCTCCGAAGCCTCTGTGGGTGCTCTGCGACAGCGCCCCACCTGCTCCAGTTCCTGA
- the BSCL2 gene encoding seipin isoform X2, protein MARVGVRVAEQPRTQGLNLEPEPLLSPPWSTTLRCLPFCGPRRWAMSWQAVPAGCCCSLGCSSAPCSSCSGCPSSFTAPSTTPTCRQSATSAPCTSTTGGALSPVCQRTSHGMAQRWSRTDCDSSSTSLCSFPVANVSLAKSGRDRVLMYGQPYRVTLELELPESPVNQDLGMFLVTVSCYTRGGRVISTSSRSVMLHYRSDLLQMLDTLVFSSLLLFGFAEQKQLLEVELYADYRENSYVPTTGVVIEIHSKRIQMYGAYLRIHAHFTGLRYLLYNFPMTCAFVGVASNFTFLSVIVLFSYMQWVWGGVWPRHRLSLQVNIRKRDNSRKEVQRRISTHQPGAGPEGQEESTPQSDVTEDGESPEDPSGTEGQLSEEEKAERRPLNGEEELEPEASDGSGSWEDAALLTEANLPAPAPASALAPETLGSSEASVGALRQRPTCSSS, encoded by the exons ATGGCCAGGGTTGGCGTCCGTGTGGCAGAGCAGCCAAGAACTCAAGGCCTGAACCTGGAACCAGagcccctgctctccccaccATGGTCCACGACCCTCCGGTGCCTGCCTTTCTGTGGGCCCAGGAGGTGGGCCATGTCCTGGCAGGCCGTGCCCGCAGGCTGCTGCTGCAGTTTGGGGTGCTCTTCTGCACCATGCTCCTCCTGCTCTGGGTGTCCGTCTTCCTTTACGGCTCCTTCTACTACTCCTACATGCCGACAGTCAGCCACCTCAGCCCCGTGCACTTCTACTACAG GAGGAGCCTTGAGCCCAGTGTGCCAGAGGACTTCTCACGGCATGGCCCAGCGCTGGAGCAG GACCGACTGCGATTCCTCCTCCACCTCGCTCTGCTCCTTCCCTGTTGCCAATGTCTCACTGGCAAAGAGTGGACGTGATCGG GTGCTGATGTATGGACAGCCGTATCGTGTCACCTTAGAGCTTGAGCTGCCAGAGTCGCCCGTGAATCAAGATTTGGGCATGTTCCTGGTCACCGTATCATGCTACACGAGGGGTGGCCGAGTCATCTCCACTTCCTCGCGCTCC GTGATGCTGCATTATCGCTCGGACCTGCTGCAGATGCTGGACACGCTGGTcttctccagcctcctgctgttcGGCTTCGCTGAGCAGAAGCAGCTGCTGGAGGTGGAGCTGTATGCCGACTATAGAGAGAACTCG TACGTGCCAACCACCGGCGTGGTTATCGAGATCCACAGCAAGCGCATCCAGATGTATGGCGCCTACCTCCGCATCCACGCCCACTTCACTGGGCTCAG GTACTTGCTGTACAACTTCCCGATGACCTGCGCCTTTGTGGGCGTCGCCAGCAACTTCACCTTCCTCAGCGTCATCGTGCTCTTCAGCTACATGCAGTGGGTGTGGGGGGGCGTCTGGCCCCGGCACCGCCTCTCTCTGCAG GTTAATATCCGAAAAAGGGACAATTCCCGAAAGGAAGTCCAGCGAAGGATCTCCACCCATCAGCCAG GCGCAGGGCCTGAAGGCCAGGAGGAGTCAACCCCGCAGTCAGATGTGACAGAGGACGGCGAGAGCCCTGAAGATCCCTCAGGGACAG AAGGCCAGCTGTCCGAGGAAGAGAAAGCAGAGCGGCGGCCCCTAAATGGAGAGGAGGAGCTAGAGCCCGAGGCCAGTGATG GTTCAGGCTCCTGGGAAGATGCAGCTCTGCTGACCGAGGCCaacctgcctgcccctgcccctgcctctgccctggctccGGAGACCCTGGGCAGCTCCGAAGCCTCTGTGGGTGCTCTGCGACAGCGCCCCACCTGCTCCAGTTCCTGA
- the BSCL2 gene encoding seipin isoform X3, whose amino-acid sequence MVHDPPVPAFLWAQEVGHVLAGRARRLLLQFGVLFCTMLLLLWVSVFLYGSFYYSYMPTVSHLSPVHFYYRTDCDSSSTSLCSFPVANVSLAKSGRDRVLMYGQPYRVTLELELPESPVNQDLGMFLVTVSCYTRGGRVISTSSRSVMLHYRSDLLQMLDTLVFSSLLLFGFAEQKQLLEVELYADYRENSYVPTTGVVIEIHSKRIQMYGAYLRIHAHFTGLRYLLYNFPMTCAFVGVASNFTFLSVIVLFSYMQWVWGGVWPRHRLSLQVNIRKRDNSRKEVQRRISTHQPGAGPEGQEESTPQSDVTEDGESPEDPSGTEGQLSEEEKAERRPLNGEEELEPEASDGSGSWEDAALLTEANLPAPAPASALAPETLGSSEASVGALRQRPTCSSS is encoded by the exons ATGGTCCACGACCCTCCGGTGCCTGCCTTTCTGTGGGCCCAGGAGGTGGGCCATGTCCTGGCAGGCCGTGCCCGCAGGCTGCTGCTGCAGTTTGGGGTGCTCTTCTGCACCATGCTCCTCCTGCTCTGGGTGTCCGTCTTCCTTTACGGCTCCTTCTACTACTCCTACATGCCGACAGTCAGCCACCTCAGCCCCGTGCACTTCTACTACAG GACCGACTGCGATTCCTCCTCCACCTCGCTCTGCTCCTTCCCTGTTGCCAATGTCTCACTGGCAAAGAGTGGACGTGATCGG GTGCTGATGTATGGACAGCCGTATCGTGTCACCTTAGAGCTTGAGCTGCCAGAGTCGCCCGTGAATCAAGATTTGGGCATGTTCCTGGTCACCGTATCATGCTACACGAGGGGTGGCCGAGTCATCTCCACTTCCTCGCGCTCC GTGATGCTGCATTATCGCTCGGACCTGCTGCAGATGCTGGACACGCTGGTcttctccagcctcctgctgttcGGCTTCGCTGAGCAGAAGCAGCTGCTGGAGGTGGAGCTGTATGCCGACTATAGAGAGAACTCG TACGTGCCAACCACCGGCGTGGTTATCGAGATCCACAGCAAGCGCATCCAGATGTATGGCGCCTACCTCCGCATCCACGCCCACTTCACTGGGCTCAG GTACTTGCTGTACAACTTCCCGATGACCTGCGCCTTTGTGGGCGTCGCCAGCAACTTCACCTTCCTCAGCGTCATCGTGCTCTTCAGCTACATGCAGTGGGTGTGGGGGGGCGTCTGGCCCCGGCACCGCCTCTCTCTGCAG GTTAATATCCGAAAAAGGGACAATTCCCGAAAGGAAGTCCAGCGAAGGATCTCCACCCATCAGCCAG GCGCAGGGCCTGAAGGCCAGGAGGAGTCAACCCCGCAGTCAGATGTGACAGAGGACGGCGAGAGCCCTGAAGATCCCTCAGGGACAG AAGGCCAGCTGTCCGAGGAAGAGAAAGCAGAGCGGCGGCCCCTAAATGGAGAGGAGGAGCTAGAGCCCGAGGCCAGTGATG GTTCAGGCTCCTGGGAAGATGCAGCTCTGCTGACCGAGGCCaacctgcctgcccctgcccctgcctctgccctggctccGGAGACCCTGGGCAGCTCCGAAGCCTCTGTGGGTGCTCTGCGACAGCGCCCCACCTGCTCCAGTTCCTGA
- the LRRN4CL gene encoding LRRN4 C-terminal-like protein has translation MLGSPCFLWLLIMTFLVPRAQFLASQDSEEEGDDQPSLPPSRAVYCDYDRCRHLQVPCQELQKAEPVPCLCPGLSSPDQQPEQPRLGEVHVVAEEGRALVHWCAPSSPVLQYWLLLWEGSGDPWRGPSLNATVRRAELEGLKPGATYTVCVVASNKAGESLIPREGGEESEQVAVPAFGPCGRITVPPRPATLVHVALGVGTALALLSCFALVWHFCLRDRWGCPRRAARASGAL, from the coding sequence ATGCTGGGCTCGCCCTGCTTTCTGTGGCTTCTCATCATGACCTTCCTGGTTCCCAGAGCTCAGTTCTTGGCCTCTCAAGACTCTGAAGAGGAGGGAGACGATCAGCCGTCTTTGCCACCCTCACGGGCTGTCTACTGCGACTATGACCGCTGCCGCCACCTGCAGGTGCCTTGCCAGGAGCTGCAGAAGGCCGAGCCGGTGCCCTGTCTGTGCCCTGGGCTCTCCAGCCCCGACCAGCAGCCCGAGCAGCCGCGCCTGGGAGAAGTGCACGTTGTGGCTGAGGAGGGCCGTGCCCTGGTCCACTGGTGTGCCCCATCCTCCCCGGTCCTCCAGTACTGGCTGCTGCTTTGGGAAGGCAGCGGGGATCCGTGGAGGGGACCCAGCCTCAACGCCACGGTCCGCAGAGCAGAACTGGAAGGACTGAAGCCCGGGGCCACTTACACTGTTTGTGTGGTGGCATCTAACAAGGCCGGGGAGAGCCTCATACCCCGGGAAGGCGGGGAGGAGTCTGAACAAGTGGCCGTCCCTGCCTTCGGGCCCTGCGGCCGGATCACCGTGCCACCTAGACCTGCTACCCTGGTCCACgtggccctgggggtgggcacGGCCCTGGCCCTGCTGAGCTGTTTCGCACTGGTCTGGCATTTCTGCTTGCGTGACCGTTGGGGCTGCCCGCGCCGGGCGGCCCGAGCCTCAGGGGCTCTGTGA
- the UBXN1 gene encoding UBX domain-containing protein 1, producing MAELTALESLIEMGFPRGRAEKALALTGNQGIEAAMDWLMEHEDDPDVDEPLQAPLGHVLGREPTSLEQSGAAGPGSAAGEGKPALSEEERQEQTKRMMELVAQKQREREEREEREALERERQRRRQGQELSAARQRLQEGEMRRAAEERRREKAEELAARQRVREKIERDKAERAKKYGGSVGSQPTPPATEPGPVPSSPSQEPPSKREYDQCRIQVRLPDGTSLTQTFRAREQLAAVRLYVELHRGEEPGGGQDPVQLLSGFPRRAFSEADMERPLQELGLVPSAVLIVAKKCPS from the exons atGGCGGAGCTGACGGCTCTGGAGAGCCTCATCGAGATGGGCTTCCCCAGGGGACGCGC GGAGAAGGCTCTGGCCCTCACAGGGAACCAGGGTATCGAAGCGGCGATGGACTG GTTGATGGAGCACGAAGACGACCCCGATGTGGACGAGCCTCTGCAGGCCCCGCTCGGACATGTTCTGGGACGGGAACCCACCTCCTTGGAGCAAAGTGGCGCCGCAG GCCCTGGGTCTGCTGCTGGCGAAGGCAAACCCGCGCTGagtgaggaggagaggcaggaacaGACGAAGAG GATGATGGAGCTGGTGGCCCAGAAGCAGCGCGAGCGGGAAGAACGAGAGGAGCGGGAAGCCTTGGAACGGGAGCGGCAGCGCCGGcggcaggggcaggagctgtcAGCGGCCCGACAGCGGCTGCAGGAGGGCGAGATGCGCCGCGCCGCGGAGGAGCGGAGGCGGGAGAAGGCCGAGGAGTtggcagccag ACAGAGGGTTCGTGAGAAGATTGAGAGAGACAAAGCGGAGAGAGCCAAGAAG TATGGTGGCAGCGTGGGTTCGCAGCCAACCCCACCAGCGACAGAGCCAGGTCCTGttccctcctctcccagccaGGAGCCCCCCAGCAAGCGCGAGTACGACCAGTGTCGCATCCAG GTCAGGCTGCCAGATGGGACCTCACTGACCCAGACCTTCCGGGCCCGGGAACAGCTGGCAGCTGTGAGACTCTATGTGGAGCTCCACCGCGGGGAGGAACCTGGAGGAGGCCAGGACCCTGTGCAGTTGCTCAGTGGCTTCCCCAGGCGGGCCTTCTCAGAGGCTGACATGGAACGGCCTCTGCAGGAGCTGG GACTCGTGCCTTCTGCTGTCCTCATTGTGGCCAAGAAATGTCCCAGCTGA